TCAGGTCTACCGGCAGGATTGCTGGCTTGGCACCGCCGGCGGATTCAATTTCGTCGTAGACCGCTTCCAGTTTGGGTACGGTGCGCCCCAGCAAGATGACCGTGGCACCGTGGGCTGCGTAGGTTTTGGCGGCGACCCGGCCAATACCGTCGCCGGCGCCGGTGACGAGAATGATTTTATCGTTGAGTAGGTCCGCCGGTGCGGCGTAGTCGGTGATGGTTTCAGACATCAGTAGTCGAGCTCGTTTCAGTGGTCGTGGTTGCGGGTGTGGTTGCGGGTGTGGATCAGCCGGGAGCTGCCTACGTATTTTTCAGGTATTGCTGCTGCAGCAGCGGCCAGATTTCGCTGGCGTCATGAATGAGGTGGTCGGCATTCCAGTTGGCCGGGTCGTCATCACTGTCGATGTAGCCATAGCTACAGGCGATGGTGGGCATGCCGGCCGCGCGCCCGGCCATGATATCGCGCTCATGATCACCCACGTATACGGCTTCGCCGGGGGCGCAACCGATGCGGCTGCAGGCGAGCAAAATGGGCTCGGGGTCGGGTTTGCGATGGGTGACATCATCGGGGCAGATGACGGCGCCGGGTGTCGGCAGGTGCGCAAACGCCTGCAACAGTGGAATGGTGTAGGCCGATGGCTTGTTGGTGACCACACCCCAGGCAATGCTGTGCTCCGCCAGTTGATTCAAAAGCGTCTCGATCCCGGGGAAGGGCACGGTGTGTTTGGCCAGGTGCATCAGGTACAGATCGAGCAGGCGCTGACGCAATTCGTCGAACCCGGCCTCGCCTTCGTCGACGCCAAAGCCGAGGCGGACCATGGCGCGAGCGCCATTGGAGACCACCTCGCGAATGGTGGCATCGGCCAGGGGGGTCAGTTTTTCTTGCTGGCGCAGCTGATTGAGCACCACCACGAAGTCCGGGGCGGTGTCGAACAGAGTGCCGTCGAGGTCGAAGAGTACAGCTTTCATCAATAGGAACTTCTGGCGTTATTCTGCAGGTCGAGTGGTGTGCATCAGGTAATTGACGTCGACGTCCCTCGGGTTGAGTTTGTACTGCTTGGTGAGGGGATTGTAGGTCATACCGGTGATGTCGCGGGTGCGCAGGTCGGCCTGGCGCACCCAGCCGCCAAGCTCCGACGGGCGAATGAATTTTCCGTATTCGTGGGTGCCCTTGGGCAGCAGGCGCAGCACGTATTCGGCCCCAACCACGGCAAACAGCCAGCCTTTGGGCGTGCGGTTGATGGTGGAGAAGAACACGTGGCCACCGGGTTTGACCAGTTTGGCGCAGGCGCGGATGACAGAGGCCGGGTCGGGTACGTGTTCGAGCATCTCCAGGCAGGTGATGATGTCGAAGCTGGCGGGTTGTTTTTCCGCCAGCTCCTCGACCGGAACGCGCAGGTAGTCGATCTGCACGCCGCTTTCCAGCGCATGCAGCTTGGCGACATTCAACGGCGCTTCACCCAGGTCGATGCCGGTCACGTGGGCACCGCGTTGCGCCATGGCTTCCGCCAGAATACCGCCGCCGCAGCCCACGTCCAGCAGGGTTTTGCCGGCTACGGGGGCGCGCTGGTCAATATAGTTGGCGCGTAGGGGGTTGATCTCGTGCAGGGGTTTGAATTCACCCTGCTGGTCCCACCAGCGGCTGGCCAGTTGTTCAAATTTGGCGATTTCCGCCGGATCTACGTTGGTCATTTGGGCCTTGTCATGGTTGTGGGGTCCGTTTTGCCCACCTGCACTGGCGCCGTCGCTCCCGGTAACCGTTTCCGGGACACGCCGTGAACCCATCCATGGGGGCTCGGCTGCGGCCGTCCTGGCCGCAGACGGTCCCGGAAACGGTTACCGGGAGCGCCAGCTTCAATTCTTGGTGTCTAACTTCGTTATCAGCCTAGCTCGTGCGACCGGCGATTCTATCACGCCAGCTCGCAGCTCGTTGCTTCAGTTCTTCTTCGTTAAGGGTCGCGAGTTTCCGGTCCTTCAAAAGCTGCTTGCCAGCGACCCACACATTGCGCACGTGGTGGCCATTGGTGGTGTAAATCAGCTGCGACAGCGGGTCGTGCAGTGGTTGCTGCTCGAGCGCGCTGAGGTCGATGGCGCAGAGGTCTGCTGCCTTGCCCACTTCGAGGCTGCCGGTAACGTCATCCAGCCCGAGAGCGCGGGCGCCGTTTATCGTGGCCATGGCCAGGGCCTGGTGAGCGGGCAGGGCGTCCGCCTGGCCAGCGACGGCCTTGGCCAGCAGGGCGGCGGTATTGGTCTCTGCCAGCATGTCCTGGCCATTGTTGCTGGCGGCACCATCGGTGCCGATGGACACGTTGACGCCCGCGTCCAGCAGTTTTGCCACCGGGCTGAAACCGGAAGCAAGCTTGAGGTTGGAGCGTGGACAGTGACTGACATGTGCGCCGGTGGTTTGCAGCAGGGCGATATCGCTGTCGTCCAGAGCGGTCATGTGGACACAGAGGAATTGTGGCGATAGCAGTCCGAGGTTGTGCAGCCGCTGTATGGGGCGCACGCCGGTTTCGGCGATTGCTTTGTCGACTTCGCCGGCCGTCTCGTGCAGGTGCATTTGCACCGACATCCCCAGTTCGTCGGCGTAGATGGCGATTTTCCGGAGGGTCTCGTCGCCCACGGTGTAGGGGGCGTGGGGCGCAAAAGCGAGGCCGA
The nucleotide sequence above comes from Microbulbifer salipaludis. Encoded proteins:
- a CDS encoding HAD family hydrolase, whose translation is MKAVLFDLDGTLFDTAPDFVVVLNQLRQQEKLTPLADATIREVVSNGARAMVRLGFGVDEGEAGFDELRQRLLDLYLMHLAKHTVPFPGIETLLNQLAEHSIAWGVVTNKPSAYTIPLLQAFAHLPTPGAVICPDDVTHRKPDPEPILLACSRIGCAPGEAVYVGDHERDIMAGRAAGMPTIACSYGYIDSDDDPANWNADHLIHDASEIWPLLQQQYLKNT
- the ubiG gene encoding bifunctional 2-polyprenyl-6-hydroxyphenol methylase/3-demethylubiquinol 3-O-methyltransferase UbiG, producing the protein MTNVDPAEIAKFEQLASRWWDQQGEFKPLHEINPLRANYIDQRAPVAGKTLLDVGCGGGILAEAMAQRGAHVTGIDLGEAPLNVAKLHALESGVQIDYLRVPVEELAEKQPASFDIITCLEMLEHVPDPASVIRACAKLVKPGGHVFFSTINRTPKGWLFAVVGAEYVLRLLPKGTHEYGKFIRPSELGGWVRQADLRTRDITGMTYNPLTKQYKLNPRDVDVNYLMHTTRPAE
- a CDS encoding TRZ/ATZ family hydrolase, giving the protein MDTPNSSDTAQKSNKKQSVDTLIHARWIIPVVPEKRVYEHCSLAINDGTITAILPSTEARLRFAAREEHQLGDQLLIPGLINTHNHAAMTLLRGYADDKPLMTWLEKHIWPMEQQWVSPEFVADGTRLAMAEMLRSGTTTFSDQYFFPEATAAVARDTGMRAQIAFPVIDFPNNWSRNGDDALEKGLAIRDDYRSHSRIGLAFAPHAPYTVGDETLRKIAIYADELGMSVQMHLHETAGEVDKAIAETGVRPIQRLHNLGLLSPQFLCVHMTALDDSDIALLQTTGAHVSHCPRSNLKLASGFSPVAKLLDAGVNVSIGTDGAASNNGQDMLAETNTAALLAKAVAGQADALPAHQALAMATINGARALGLDDVTGSLEVGKAADLCAIDLSALEQQPLHDPLSQLIYTTNGHHVRNVWVAGKQLLKDRKLATLNEEELKQRAASWRDRIAGRTS